In the Variovorax sp. S12S4 genome, one interval contains:
- the tssM gene encoding type VI secretion system membrane subunit TssM produces the protein MIKKIFGFLFSPLLLTILALVIVSLLIWWIGPLVKIGAWVPLESDLARALLIGAIVLIVVLRALYRRWRARRASQHLTDGLMKAPSAKTDAPVNGEQKILDTRFSEAVATLKQMRLHAAGKKPGWRDWLSISGGSYLYDLPWYVFIGAPGAGKTTALVNSGLSFPLAEKFGPGAIRGVGGTRNCDWWFTDEAVLIDTAGRYTTQDSHQSEDKSAWEGFLGLLKKARPRRPLNGVFLTVSVADLLSQGPEQRTQLAASIRARLLELDAKLTTRLPVYVLVTKSDLLYGFTDYFDDLGKEQRAQVFGFTLPADENVQADEKGLSTAFNREFALLHNRVNDGLIARMQRETDGTRRAAIFGFPAQFGSIGSMLSDLLDQVFTGSRFAQPPWVRGVYFTSGTQEGSPIDRVMGSLARSFGLERAMLAPQKSSGRSYFLTALLREVVFPEQRLAGANVKLERRRHTLRMAGVAAMTLVTLALLAGWGYSTLQNVNYLKSVEARVEPARQTLAALPSRVQNLVEVAPVLQGLRDIWKTPDNRQGDEPLSMTLGLYQGDKLDAAAMLTHQRALNDAFLPQIAKRIEDQLRTAQKDNLEYTYEALKSYLMLYQPEHFDAEALKAWITLDWARSLDRGIPEDQRQALEDQLDVLIAQGPPRSPLKMDENLVRSVRAVLASYPLEQRVFSRLKRQRATKDIPGFSIATAAGPSAPLVFERISGKPLTEGVPGMFTYDGYHKRFQNEVTVLTGLLAQEDPWVLGQDRSATDRMRDVAALGALTDRVRRLYLAEYVKVWETLLADVRLIRATGLEKNIEAARILSGVGSPLANFLRAVVKETTLIPADQPKDVVSKATATVANTRKGLEDLFGGDPNKPVASGKRIESIVDDRFEPLRRLVTPVAPNQPAPIDEALKLFNEVYVYLNAVDTAVKGRTSPPPGDVAGKLKSDAGRLPEPVRTMVENLSQSGAAQAQVAERGNLSQDLRPVTEFCNRAIAGRYPFVGSSKRDVLPEDFGQMFGAGGLMDDFFQKRLAALVDTSTKPWRYKPVAERGAVTTQALAQFERAARIKDIFFRGGGRGPSMRLDFKPVEMDAGITQFILDVDGQLVKYAHGPVVPMAVQWPGPKGSNQVRIQVSPPSTTGSSGSAVDGPWALFRALDDGQLEAGDAPEKFFITFQVGPRKARFEVTTNSVQHPIRWKELREFSCPEGL, from the coding sequence ATGATCAAGAAAATCTTCGGCTTCCTGTTCAGCCCGCTGCTGCTGACCATCCTCGCGCTGGTCATCGTCTCGCTGCTGATCTGGTGGATCGGCCCGCTGGTGAAGATCGGCGCGTGGGTGCCGCTCGAGAGCGACCTTGCACGCGCATTGCTGATCGGAGCCATCGTGCTCATCGTGGTGCTGCGCGCGCTCTACCGCCGCTGGCGCGCGCGCCGTGCGAGCCAGCACCTGACCGACGGCTTGATGAAGGCGCCGTCTGCGAAGACGGACGCGCCGGTCAACGGCGAACAGAAGATCCTCGACACGCGCTTCAGCGAAGCCGTGGCCACGCTCAAGCAGATGCGCCTGCATGCGGCCGGCAAGAAGCCCGGCTGGCGCGACTGGCTCTCCATCTCCGGCGGCAGCTATCTGTACGACCTGCCGTGGTACGTGTTCATCGGCGCGCCCGGCGCGGGCAAGACCACCGCGCTGGTCAACTCCGGCCTTTCGTTCCCGCTGGCCGAGAAGTTCGGCCCCGGCGCCATCCGCGGCGTGGGCGGCACGCGCAACTGCGACTGGTGGTTCACCGACGAAGCCGTGCTCATCGACACCGCCGGCCGCTACACCACGCAAGACAGCCACCAGTCGGAAGACAAGAGCGCGTGGGAAGGCTTTTTGGGCCTGCTCAAGAAGGCGCGCCCGCGCCGGCCGCTGAACGGCGTGTTCCTCACGGTGAGCGTGGCCGACCTGCTGAGCCAAGGCCCCGAGCAGCGCACGCAGCTGGCCGCTTCCATTCGCGCGCGGCTGCTCGAGCTGGATGCGAAGCTCACCACGCGGCTGCCGGTGTACGTGCTCGTCACCAAGAGCGACTTGCTCTACGGCTTTACCGACTACTTCGACGACCTTGGCAAAGAGCAGCGCGCGCAGGTGTTCGGCTTTACGCTGCCGGCCGACGAGAATGTGCAAGCCGACGAGAAGGGCCTCTCCACCGCCTTCAACCGCGAGTTCGCGCTGCTGCACAACCGCGTGAACGACGGGCTCATCGCGCGCATGCAGCGCGAGACGGACGGCACGCGGCGCGCGGCGATCTTTGGCTTTCCGGCGCAGTTCGGCTCCATCGGCTCGATGCTGTCCGACCTGCTCGACCAGGTGTTCACCGGCTCGCGCTTTGCCCAGCCGCCGTGGGTGCGCGGCGTCTACTTCACCAGCGGCACGCAAGAGGGCAGCCCGATCGATCGCGTGATGGGCAGCCTTGCGCGCAGTTTCGGCCTGGAGCGCGCCATGCTCGCGCCGCAGAAGTCGAGCGGCCGCAGCTACTTTCTCACCGCGCTGCTGCGCGAGGTGGTATTTCCGGAGCAGCGCCTGGCCGGCGCCAACGTGAAGCTGGAGCGTCGGCGCCACACGCTGCGCATGGCCGGCGTTGCGGCCATGACGCTGGTGACGCTCGCGCTGCTGGCTGGCTGGGGCTACAGCACGCTGCAGAACGTCAACTACCTGAAGTCGGTCGAGGCGCGTGTCGAGCCTGCGCGCCAGACCCTTGCGGCGCTGCCTTCGCGGGTGCAGAACCTGGTCGAGGTAGCGCCCGTGCTGCAGGGCCTGCGCGACATCTGGAAGACGCCCGACAACCGCCAGGGCGACGAGCCGCTGTCGATGACGCTGGGCCTCTACCAGGGCGACAAGCTCGATGCGGCCGCCATGCTCACGCACCAGCGCGCGCTCAACGATGCCTTCCTGCCGCAGATCGCCAAGCGCATCGAAGACCAGCTGCGAACTGCGCAGAAGGACAACCTCGAATACACCTACGAGGCGCTCAAGAGCTACCTCATGCTCTACCAGCCCGAGCATTTCGATGCCGAGGCGCTCAAGGCGTGGATCACGCTCGACTGGGCGCGCAGCCTGGACCGCGGCATTCCCGAAGACCAGCGCCAGGCGCTCGAAGACCAACTCGACGTGCTCATTGCCCAGGGCCCGCCGCGCTCGCCGCTCAAGATGGACGAGAACCTGGTGCGCAGCGTGCGCGCGGTGCTTGCGAGCTACCCGCTGGAGCAGCGCGTGTTCAGCCGCCTCAAGCGCCAGCGCGCCACCAAGGACATTCCGGGCTTCAGCATCGCCACCGCCGCCGGCCCCTCGGCGCCGCTGGTGTTCGAGCGCATCAGCGGCAAGCCGCTGACCGAAGGCGTGCCGGGCATGTTCACCTACGACGGCTATCACAAGCGCTTCCAGAACGAGGTGACGGTGCTCACCGGCTTGCTCGCGCAGGAAGACCCGTGGGTGCTGGGGCAAGACCGCAGCGCCACCGACCGCATGCGCGACGTGGCCGCGCTCGGCGCGCTGACCGACCGCGTGCGCCGGCTGTACCTGGCGGAATACGTCAAGGTGTGGGAGACGCTCCTGGCCGACGTGCGGCTGATTCGCGCCACCGGGCTCGAGAAGAACATCGAGGCCGCACGCATTCTCTCGGGCGTGGGTTCGCCGCTTGCCAACTTCTTGCGCGCGGTGGTGAAGGAAACCACGCTCATTCCCGCCGACCAGCCCAAGGACGTGGTGAGCAAGGCAACCGCCACGGTTGCCAACACGCGCAAGGGCCTCGAAGACCTGTTCGGCGGCGACCCGAACAAGCCGGTGGCCAGCGGCAAGCGCATCGAGAGCATCGTGGACGACCGCTTCGAGCCGCTGCGCCGCCTGGTCACGCCCGTTGCGCCCAACCAGCCCGCGCCCATCGACGAGGCGCTCAAGCTCTTCAACGAGGTGTACGTGTACCTCAACGCCGTCGACACGGCCGTGAAGGGCCGCACCTCGCCGCCGCCCGGCGACGTGGCCGGCAAGCTCAAGTCGGACGCCGGGCGCCTGCCCGAGCCGGTGCGCACCATGGTCGAGAACCTGAGCCAGTCGGGCGCCGCGCAGGCGCAGGTGGCCGAGCGCGGCAACCTGAGCCAGGACCTGCGCCCCGTGACCGAGTTCTGCAACCGCGCCATCGCGGGCCGCTACCCCTTCGTGGGCAGCAGCAAGCGCGACGTGCTGCCCGAAGACTTCGGCCAGATGTTCGGCGCCGGTGGCCTGATGGACGACTTCTTCCAGAAGCGGCTGGCCGCCTTGGTCGACACCAGCACCAAGCCGTGGCGCTACAAGCCGGTGGCCGAGCGCGGCGCCGTCACAACGCAGGCGCTGGCGCAGTTCGAGCGCGCCGCGCGCATCAAGGACATCTTCTTCCGCGGCGGCGGCCGCGGCCCTTCGATGCGGCTGGACTTCAAGCCGGTGGAGATGGACGCGGGCATTACGCAGTTCATTCTCGACGTGGACGGCCAGCTCGTGAAATACGCGCACGGCCCCGTGGTGCCCATGGCCGTGCAATGGCCGGGCCCCAAGGGCAGCAACCAGGTGCGCATTCAGGTGAGCCCGCCTTCGACCACCGGCAGCTCCGGCTCCGCGGTCGATGGGCCGTGGGCGCTGTTCCGCGCGCTCGACGACGGCCAGCTCGAAGCCGGCGATGCGCCCGAGAAGTTCTTCATCACCTTCCAGGTCGGCCCGCGCAAGGCGCGCTTCGAGGTAACGACGAACAGCGTGCAGCACCCGATCCGCTGGAAGGAACTGCGTGAGTTTTCTTGTCCGGAGGGGTTGTGA
- the tagF gene encoding type VI secretion system-associated protein TagF → MSDALAFPSASALPGWFGKLPGMGDFAHRRLPESFLSEWDHWLQRGLARLKDRHTDWMAHYLQAPVWCFALGPGVAGEGAWIGVMMPSVDGVGRYFPITLAVEIDASVGDALQGMRCGVCCCGGSGGRRRRWRGLRGIWMRWGSMLCLSGCLLLKVGR, encoded by the coding sequence GTGAGCGACGCGCTTGCTTTTCCTTCTGCTTCTGCATTGCCCGGATGGTTCGGCAAGTTGCCGGGCATGGGTGACTTTGCGCACCGGCGGTTGCCCGAGTCGTTTCTCTCTGAATGGGACCACTGGCTGCAGCGAGGGCTGGCGCGGTTGAAGGACCGGCATACGGACTGGATGGCGCATTACCTGCAGGCGCCGGTGTGGTGCTTTGCGCTGGGGCCGGGAGTGGCGGGCGAGGGCGCCTGGATCGGCGTGATGATGCCTTCGGTCGATGGGGTGGGGCGGTACTTTCCGATCACGCTGGCGGTCGAGATCGATGCTTCTGTTGGCGATGCGCTGCAGGGGATGCGCTGCGGGGTGTGCTGCTGTGGTGGGAGCGGGGGACGCAGGCGGCGCTGGAGGGGCTTGAGGGGGATATGGATGCGCTGGGGTTCGATGCTTTGCTTGAGCGGTTGTTTGTTGCTGAAGGTGGGGAGGTGA
- a CDS encoding serine/threonine-protein kinase, which yields MTETPKPNTPTEDDRTQVMSRPAQQTDTSVTVITASPTSLSNAPITSPATEANEAGLLPVGSRLAEFEITRVVGQGGFGVVYEAWDHALERVVAIKEYLPTSLSTRQQDGTVVPLSERHRETFDLGMRSFINEARLLAQFDHPSLLKVYRFWQERGTTYMVMPFYRGDTLRQALGSIPAGVDEAWLIRIMDGVTQALGVMHGANCYHRDIAPDNIILLEGSGRPVVLDFGAARRVITDKTQAITVILKPGYAPIEQYAEMPDMSQGAWTDVYALAAVMHVAVCGRAPPPSVARLLSDSYVPLASNEILRQRYSLRLLQAIDAGLGVRPESRPQSMAEFRAALDLEVGHSIAPVPRTSPPVTPGSRKTAGNADAPTIIGGGGKTSVPGSHDGGGSGKSKAVPVIASLAVAAVVAGGGWWWYQGRTAAEGDSGGGKQAIVAPPPPPEIRVTEAPPPPPPPPPAPRTPLDSLQSLAAGAAPGFDVAAAPKKPEVAIGKDRLAFEVRSKRDGFVYVFLLSSGGEMFLLFPNLLDKHNKITAGSPLSLPRASWPMDAGGPAGTNQFAVLVSEHERDFGASGVQNDGVFPQFPLPVLAALEATRGTGPSPLLGKPVCAPNTPCNDVYGVANFKIVEK from the coding sequence ATGACCGAAACACCAAAACCAAACACGCCGACAGAAGACGACCGCACCCAGGTCATGTCGCGGCCAGCCCAACAAACAGACACCTCGGTAACGGTAATCACAGCCAGCCCCACAAGCCTGTCCAACGCCCCCATCACAAGCCCAGCCACAGAAGCCAACGAAGCCGGCCTCCTCCCCGTAGGCAGCCGCCTCGCAGAATTCGAAATCACCCGAGTCGTAGGCCAGGGCGGCTTCGGTGTCGTCTATGAAGCCTGGGACCACGCCCTCGAACGCGTCGTCGCCATCAAGGAATACCTGCCCACATCGCTCTCGACAAGGCAGCAGGACGGAACAGTCGTCCCCCTGTCGGAGCGCCACCGCGAAACCTTCGACCTCGGCATGCGCAGCTTCATCAACGAAGCCCGCCTGCTCGCGCAGTTCGACCATCCCTCGCTGCTGAAGGTCTACCGTTTCTGGCAGGAGCGCGGCACCACCTACATGGTCATGCCGTTCTACCGCGGCGACACGCTGCGCCAGGCGCTGGGGTCCATTCCGGCGGGCGTGGACGAGGCCTGGCTCATCCGCATCATGGACGGCGTGACGCAGGCGCTCGGCGTGATGCACGGCGCCAACTGCTATCACCGCGACATCGCGCCCGACAACATCATCCTGCTCGAAGGCTCGGGCCGGCCGGTGGTGCTCGACTTCGGCGCCGCGCGCCGCGTGATCACCGACAAGACGCAGGCGATCACGGTGATCCTCAAGCCGGGCTACGCACCCATCGAGCAGTACGCAGAAATGCCCGACATGTCGCAGGGCGCGTGGACCGATGTCTATGCACTTGCGGCGGTAATGCATGTGGCCGTTTGCGGACGCGCGCCGCCGCCCTCGGTGGCCCGGCTCCTGTCCGACAGCTATGTGCCGCTGGCGAGCAACGAAATCCTTCGCCAGCGCTACAGCCTGCGACTGCTGCAGGCCATCGATGCGGGCCTGGGCGTGCGGCCCGAGTCGCGGCCCCAGTCGATGGCCGAGTTCCGCGCGGCACTCGACCTGGAGGTGGGCCACAGCATCGCGCCGGTGCCGCGAACCTCGCCGCCTGTGACCCCTGGCTCGCGAAAGACCGCCGGCAATGCCGACGCGCCGACCATCATCGGCGGCGGTGGAAAGACGTCAGTGCCGGGTTCGCACGATGGCGGTGGCTCAGGCAAAAGCAAGGCCGTGCCCGTCATCGCATCGCTGGCGGTGGCCGCCGTGGTGGCTGGCGGTGGTTGGTGGTGGTACCAGGGCCGCACGGCCGCGGAAGGCGACAGCGGCGGCGGCAAGCAGGCGATCGTTGCGCCACCACCGCCGCCCGAGATCCGCGTGACCGAAGCGCCCCCGCCACCGCCGCCTCCTCCGCCGGCACCCCGCACGCCGCTCGACTCGCTGCAGTCGCTCGCCGCGGGTGCGGCGCCGGGTTTCGACGTGGCGGCCGCGCCGAAGAAGCCGGAGGTCGCAATCGGCAAGGACAGGCTCGCCTTCGAAGTGCGCAGCAAGCGCGACGGCTTTGTGTACGTGTTCCTGCTGTCCAGCGGCGGCGAGATGTTCTTGCTGTTTCCGAACCTGCTCGACAAGCACAACAAGATCACCGCCGGCAGCCCGCTCTCGCTGCCGCGCGCTTCGTGGCCCATGGATGCCGGCGGCCCCGCCGGCACCAACCAGTTCGCGGTGCTCGTGAGCGAGCACGAGCGCGACTTCGGCGCCTCTGGCGTCCAGAACGACGGCGTGTTTCCGCAGTTTCCCCTTCCCGTGCTGGCGGCGCTCGAAGCCACGCGCGGCACGGGGCCGTCGCCTTTGCTGGGCAAGCCGGTGTGCGCGCCCAACACCCCCTGCAACGACGTTTATGGCGTCGCGAATTTCAAAATCGTCGAGAAGTAA
- the mltA gene encoding murein transglycosylase A translates to MYTQSPIFISSALRWAAAAAAVFAAGCVNTPPASPADASANTGPASSGATASGAPAAASRPAPVGSSVAGQARTFSTQLATYTSVSFDAVPGWARDDFSDSWPAFLGSCKVLTGRGAEWKDVCARALRVDSKNSTAIRAFFEQEFSAYQIRDDDRKPDGVVTGYFEPEIAGSRQYAAPFIYPVYGQPEDMLFADARKLPAGNGTVAARVEGRNVVVQTGLSTRDMGAPGLYALDLSAITRDTLDRKVRLRIEGKQLLPYYTREEIETKGAPNAKVLAFVSSATALYEMQIQGSGRIKLANGDIIRVAYAEQNGQPFRPTLAQAPNGKPRSPVKVRGSSIELDLDDGDDDEDAGGTSTNTIRTRGFTLARPTASGAVVVPGRRTAGPVIGSGIKDPSYVFFKESTSPAGGPVGAFGVPLSAGRSIAVDPRSTPLGYPVFVSTRAPGTGAPMQRLTIAQDTGGAIRGAVRADYFFGNGQQAATNARRMKERGQLWILLPRGLAVASAAVSSAIRTRGGPVGAGLPQCLVPTEGVCVDD, encoded by the coding sequence ATGTACACGCAGTCGCCGATTTTCATTTCTTCCGCCCTTCGCTGGGCTGCCGCCGCCGCGGCTGTGTTCGCAGCAGGCTGCGTCAACACGCCGCCGGCAAGCCCCGCTGACGCCAGTGCCAACACCGGGCCAGCTAGCTCCGGCGCCACGGCAAGCGGAGCGCCCGCGGCCGCATCGCGTCCGGCCCCCGTCGGCTCGAGCGTGGCCGGACAGGCGCGCACCTTCTCCACCCAACTGGCCACCTACACGTCGGTGAGCTTCGATGCCGTGCCCGGCTGGGCGCGCGACGATTTCTCGGACAGCTGGCCGGCGTTTCTCGGCAGCTGCAAGGTGCTCACTGGCCGCGGTGCCGAGTGGAAGGACGTGTGCGCGCGCGCCCTCAGGGTCGACAGCAAGAACAGCACGGCCATCCGCGCCTTCTTCGAGCAGGAGTTCTCGGCCTACCAGATCCGCGATGACGACCGCAAGCCCGACGGCGTGGTCACCGGCTACTTCGAGCCCGAGATTGCGGGCAGCCGGCAATACGCGGCGCCCTTCATCTACCCGGTGTACGGCCAGCCCGAAGACATGCTGTTTGCCGACGCGCGCAAGCTGCCGGCCGGCAACGGCACGGTGGCGGCGCGGGTCGAAGGCCGCAACGTGGTGGTGCAGACCGGGCTCAGCACGCGCGATATGGGCGCGCCGGGTCTCTACGCGCTCGACCTCTCGGCCATCACGCGCGACACGCTCGATCGCAAGGTGCGCCTGCGCATCGAGGGCAAGCAGCTGCTGCCGTACTACACGCGCGAAGAAATCGAAACCAAGGGTGCGCCCAACGCCAAGGTGCTGGCCTTCGTGAGCAGCGCCACCGCGCTCTACGAAATGCAGATCCAGGGCTCGGGCCGCATCAAGCTGGCCAACGGCGACATCATTCGCGTGGCCTACGCCGAGCAGAACGGCCAGCCCTTCCGTCCCACGCTGGCGCAGGCGCCCAACGGCAAGCCCCGCAGCCCGGTGAAGGTGCGCGGCTCTTCCATCGAGCTGGACCTGGACGACGGCGATGACGACGAAGACGCCGGCGGCACCTCGACCAACACCATTCGCACGCGCGGCTTCACGCTCGCACGGCCCACCGCCAGCGGCGCCGTCGTGGTGCCGGGGCGGCGCACGGCCGGGCCGGTCATCGGTTCGGGCATCAAGGACCCGAGCTACGTGTTCTTCAAGGAATCGACATCGCCCGCGGGTGGGCCGGTGGGTGCGTTCGGCGTGCCGCTGTCGGCGGGCCGTTCGATTGCGGTGGATCCGCGCAGCACACCGCTCGGCTACCCGGTGTTCGTTTCTACGCGCGCGCCCGGCACCGGCGCGCCGATGCAGCGGCTGACCATTGCGCAGGACACCGGCGGTGCAATCCGCGGCGCGGTGCGGGCCGACTATTTCTTCGGCAACGGCCAGCAAGCCGCCACCAACGCGCGTCGCATGAAGGAGCGCGGTCAGCTCTGGATCCTGCTGCCGCGCGGCCTGGCCGTGGCCTCGGCAGCGGTGTCTTCGGCCATTCGCACGCGCGGCGGTCCGGTGGGCGCCGGCTTGCCGCAATGCCTGGTGCCGACCGAAGGCGTGTGCGTGGACGACTAG
- a CDS encoding caspase family protein, with protein MRSRCLRLLLLLALLVSGTAAFATQRALLVGVSELVNQPQALWLQAPRNDVMLMRQTLVKQGFAPTDVTVLADGVAGASLPEAERINEALARLLEQSRPGDFVMLYFSGHGTRVRDSTKRYQEPDGLAENFLARDARGTDASGGSLPGGLRDVDFDRWIRAFLGKNVFVWSVFDTCSAASMTRSGAAQPPEDAGPADDEVRFRGVRAGQLAASGPAAAPPPMQALPEAAAGVPRARYVAFFASESHQVTPELRLPRKARNARPQGLLTWAVAEALQQKPATWRDLFNGVLDLYPPVIEELESRFPARELPSPVAEGNLDLPVFANASAPLSTRPVWRAERAGGSLTLKVGLLDGLEPGQELRIVATLADGLQRTAQGRLAQADLGSARLAVSPALAELAQATSWSVTPMGEPASAALRVRSDSALPGGLSLDYPASIRTAGEAQADVRWVDLGAAGGRLELLSPAFAAAAEAGSASSGIVVRDMAEARVRLQALAQLKWMSRLAELAKDGRLDGFDAVLEVRDDSRVLRSANVRDTAGGALQLRPGERAELMVRNGSGQSIDLVVVGVDAQGVLRSVYPEDQGEANRFERGTRESPASKRFALPWLKPGRPARLLVLATPAQARSAPRLFGAGTAEALTHTAELRVRGQLTPERERQVYGALLRWTNPAAP; from the coding sequence ATGCGATCGCGTTGTTTGCGGCTGCTCTTGTTGCTGGCGCTGCTGGTCTCCGGCACCGCCGCCTTCGCCACCCAACGCGCGCTGCTCGTCGGTGTCTCCGAACTCGTCAACCAGCCGCAGGCGCTATGGCTCCAAGCGCCGCGCAACGACGTGATGCTCATGCGGCAGACCCTGGTGAAACAGGGCTTTGCGCCCACCGATGTCACGGTGCTGGCCGACGGTGTTGCGGGCGCCTCGCTGCCCGAGGCCGAGCGCATCAACGAGGCGTTGGCCCGGCTGCTCGAGCAGTCCCGTCCGGGCGACTTCGTGATGCTCTATTTTTCAGGCCACGGCACGCGGGTGCGCGACAGCACCAAGCGCTACCAGGAACCCGATGGCCTGGCGGAAAACTTTCTGGCGCGCGACGCCCGCGGCACGGATGCGTCCGGCGGCAGCTTGCCGGGCGGCCTGCGCGATGTCGACTTCGACCGCTGGATCCGCGCCTTTCTGGGCAAGAACGTGTTCGTGTGGTCGGTGTTCGACACCTGCTCCGCGGCCTCGATGACGCGCAGCGGCGCCGCACAGCCGCCGGAAGACGCCGGCCCCGCGGACGATGAAGTGCGCTTTCGCGGCGTGCGTGCCGGCCAGCTTGCCGCGAGCGGGCCCGCTGCGGCACCGCCGCCGATGCAGGCGCTGCCCGAGGCTGCGGCCGGCGTGCCCCGCGCGCGCTATGTGGCCTTCTTCGCCTCGGAGAGCCACCAGGTCACGCCCGAACTGCGCTTGCCGCGCAAGGCGCGCAACGCGCGACCCCAGGGCCTGCTGACATGGGCCGTGGCCGAGGCGTTGCAGCAGAAGCCCGCGACCTGGCGCGACCTGTTCAACGGCGTGCTGGACCTGTATCCGCCGGTGATCGAAGAGCTCGAATCGCGCTTTCCCGCGCGCGAGTTGCCGTCGCCGGTGGCGGAGGGAAACCTCGACCTGCCGGTCTTTGCCAATGCCTCGGCCCCTCTTTCCACGCGCCCCGTGTGGCGTGCCGAACGCGCGGGCGGCAGTCTCACGCTCAAGGTCGGCCTGCTCGACGGACTGGAGCCGGGCCAGGAGCTTCGCATCGTCGCCACCCTGGCCGACGGCCTCCAGCGCACGGCGCAGGGCAGGCTGGCGCAAGCCGATCTCGGCAGCGCGCGGCTGGCTGTCTCCCCGGCCTTGGCTGAACTCGCGCAGGCCACGTCATGGAGCGTGACGCCGATGGGCGAGCCGGCCTCGGCGGCATTGCGGGTGCGCAGCGATTCCGCACTGCCCGGCGGGCTCAGCCTCGACTACCCCGCCTCCATCCGCACGGCGGGCGAGGCGCAGGCCGATGTGCGCTGGGTCGACCTTGGCGCGGCCGGCGGCCGGCTGGAGTTGCTGTCTCCCGCATTTGCTGCGGCTGCGGAGGCAGGCTCTGCGTCGTCCGGCATCGTGGTGCGAGACATGGCCGAAGCCCGCGTGCGGCTCCAGGCACTGGCACAGCTCAAGTGGATGTCGCGCCTTGCCGAGCTGGCAAAGGATGGGCGGCTCGACGGTTTCGATGCCGTGCTCGAAGTACGCGACGACAGCCGCGTGCTGCGCAGCGCGAATGTGCGCGACACCGCCGGCGGCGCCTTGCAGCTGCGGCCGGGAGAGCGCGCCGAGCTCATGGTTCGCAACGGTAGCGGCCAGTCGATCGATCTGGTGGTGGTCGGTGTCGATGCGCAGGGCGTCCTGCGGTCCGTCTATCCCGAAGACCAGGGCGAAGCCAATCGCTTCGAACGCGGCACGCGCGAGTCGCCGGCCTCCAAGCGCTTTGCGCTGCCGTGGCTCAAGCCCGGGCGCCCGGCCAGGCTGCTGGTGCTGGCAACGCCGGCCCAGGCACGCAGCGCACCGCGCCTGTTCGGCGCCGGCACCGCGGAAGCATTGACCCACACCGCGGAGCTGCGGGTGCGCGGCCAGCTCACGCCCGAGCGCGAGCGCCAGGTGTACGGCGCCCTGCTGCGCTGGACGAACCCGGCCGCGCCCTGA
- a CDS encoding type VI secretion system tube protein Hcp, whose product MSMTSNGVPDPDDALRMLDLALGGASGCDLVMLIEHSGTPIEGELPRQFEDGKPRLEIAGYFWGGHQHSQSGRAAAARALSNFIVVRRTDAATASIASLLRVNAEAGKVVVSVYKSGGDVKSTEAQAMLEFTMEKVRVTSHMLLTNSVLGVPTEIISFAFRRFSIRSAPQKEAGARGAVRECVFESAE is encoded by the coding sequence ATGTCCATGACTTCCAACGGAGTCCCCGATCCCGACGACGCACTGCGCATGCTCGATCTTGCGTTGGGAGGTGCGAGCGGCTGCGACCTCGTCATGCTGATCGAGCACTCGGGCACCCCTATCGAGGGCGAACTGCCGCGCCAGTTCGAGGACGGCAAGCCGCGACTGGAAATTGCCGGCTATTTCTGGGGCGGGCATCAGCACTCGCAGTCGGGCCGCGCCGCGGCGGCGCGCGCGTTGTCGAACTTCATCGTCGTGCGCCGCACCGATGCGGCCACGGCCTCCATCGCGAGCCTGCTGCGAGTCAATGCGGAAGCCGGCAAGGTGGTTGTGAGCGTCTACAAGTCGGGCGGGGACGTTAAGTCGACCGAGGCCCAGGCCATGCTGGAGTTCACCATGGAGAAGGTGCGGGTGACCAGCCACATGTTGCTCACCAACAGCGTGCTGGGCGTGCCGACCGAAATCATCAGCTTCGCATTCAGGCGCTTCAGCATCCGCTCGGCACCGCAAAAGGAGGCGGGCGCGCGCGGCGCGGTGCGCGAGTGCGTGTTCGAGTCCGCCGAGTGA